In Euphorbia lathyris chromosome 9, ddEupLath1.1, whole genome shotgun sequence, the following are encoded in one genomic region:
- the LOC136205997 gene encoding pentatricopeptide repeat-containing protein At2g06000, with protein MPKSDPLHETVPALDSTDGAGLLMIPLSLKIRSFRVRASTIAIAYFHSQAQGGFRSIPDREYSQASFVKLVATIFVRSPSLDETCMVFLRDKVNSLIAFEVIKRFNDPILGLKFLEFSKLNLSVTHSFSSYDLLLRSLCELGLHDLAELAFDFMKSDGHLPDYTLLGLVINCFVKAGKIDLVKKVLAQVQGVVWISWSVYNNFLNELVRQNKVTEAICLVKEYLALQSPPSTWTFNILIKGLCRSGEVDKAFVLFNDMGNFGCLPDIFTYNTLISGLCRSNELDRGCDLFERVKSSGYCTPDVVTYTGLISGFCKLGKMEEASVLFREMVTSRIMPTVITFNVLIDGFGKIGDMVKADFWHKKMESFNCLPDVVTFSSLIDGYCRSGEVNLSLKVWDTMRARHVAPNAYTYSILINALCKENRLHEARDFLTQLNYSNVIPKPFMYNPVIDGFCKAGNLDEANAIVAQMKQKRCLPDKLTFTILIIGHCMKGRMVEAIDIFNKMLGVGCTPDKITIRQLVSHLLKAGMPTEAFRIAKAMPEYLQLGVSSFRKAIPLRMKMDIPVAA; from the coding sequence ATGCCAAAATCTGACCCTCTTCATGAGACTGTCCCTGCTTTAGATTCCACTGATGGCGCGGGGCTGCTGATGATCCCATTATCATTGAAGATCCGATCTTTCAGGGTTCGAGCCTCTACCATCGCCATTGCCTATTTTCACTCTCAAGCTCAAGGAGGATTTCGCTCCATCCCTGATAGAGAATATTCCCAGGCTTCGTTCGTTAAACTTGTCGCAACCATTTTTGTCCGTTCACCCTCGTTGGATGAAACTTGTATGGTGTTTTTGCGTGATAAGGTGAACTCTTTGATTGCATTCGAGGTAATTAAGCGGTTTAACGACCCAATTTTAGGTTTAAAGTTCTTGGAGTTCAGTAAATTGAATTTGAGTGTCACTCATTCTTTTTCAAGTTACGATTTGCTTCTGAGGTCTTTATGTGAATTGGGTCTCCATGATTTAGCAGAATTGGCTTTTGATTTCATGAAGAGTGATGGACATTTGCCGGATTATACACTTTTAGGTTTGGTGATAAATTGTTTTGTGAAAGCAGGCAAAATTGATCTGGTCAAGAAAGTTTTAGCTCAAGTTCAAGGCGTCGTTTGGATTAGTTGGAGTGTgtataataattttttgaatGAACTGGTTAGACAGAATAAGGTAACTGAAGCTATTTGTTTGGTTAAAGAATATTTAGCATTGCAGTCTCCTCCCAGTACTTGGACCTTCAATATCCTCATTAAAGGTCTCTGCAGATCAGGGGAAGTTGATAAGGCTTTTGTATTGTTCAATGATATGGGAAACTTTGGTTGTTTACCTGATATTTTTACATATAACACTCTTATAAGTGGATTATGTAGGAGTAATGAGTTAGATAGGGGGTGTGACTTGTTCGAGAGAGTTAAATCTAGTGGCTATTGTACACCGGATGTTGTAACTTATACAGGTCTTATATCTGGGTTTTGTAAGCTAGGTAAGATGGAGGAAGCCTCTGTTCTTTTCAGGGAGATGGTTACGTCGAGGATTATGCCCACTGTAATCACTTTTAATGTTCTTATTGATGGGTTTGGGAAAATAGGTGACATGGTGAAAGCAGATTTTTGGCATAAAAAGATGGAATCTTTTAATTGTCTACCTGATGTAGTTACCTTCTCTTCATTGATTGATGGTTATTGTCGAAGCGGAGAGGTTAACCTAAGTTTGAAGGTATGGGATACGATGAGAGCAAGACACGTGGCACCAAATGCTTATACATATTCGATTCTTATTAATGCGCTATGCAAGGAGAATAGACTTCATGAAGCTCGTGATTTTTTGACGCAATTGAACTATAGTAATGTGATTCCTAAGCCATTTATGTACAACCCTGTGATTGATGGGTTCTGCAAGGCTGGGAATCTAGATGAGGCAAATGCAATTGTAGCACAAATGAAGCAGAAGAGATGCCTTCCTGATAAATTGACGTTTACCATTCTGATTATCGGCCATTGCATGAAAGGTAGAAtggttgaagcaattgatatTTTCAATAAGATGTTAGGAGTTGGTTGTACTCCGGATAAAATTACTATTCGTCAATTGGTATCTCACCTTCTGAAGGCCGGGATGCCAACTGAAGCCTTTCGGATTGCGAAAGCGATGCCAGAGTACCTTCAATTGGGAGTTTCGTCTTTTAGAAAAGCTATTCCATTGAGAATGAAGATGGACATACCAGTGGCTGCTTGA